In the genome of Methylosinus sp. C49, the window GACCGACGCCAACGCCCAATAGGGCCGCGGCAGATCGAGCCAGAAGCTGACGGCCAAGGCCAGCATGGCGGCGACGAATGTCTTGACCGAGAATAGCCAATGGCTCGAGCCGAAAAATGGCATGAAGGGGTTCCGGATGCGTCGGCGACCGCAGCGAAGCGCTTGCGTCCTGCCGGGCTTTCTATAAAAATGACCACATGGTCATTTTATGTCAAGCCTCGATCCGGCGGAGAGACACGAGAAAAATGGCGAAGCGCCCGACAAAGACCACGAAGAGCGAGGAACCGCGGCGGGCCGGGAGAGGGCCGAGCCCGGAGAAGACCGCGCAGACGCGCCGCGTCATCATCGACGCGGCGCTCGGGGAGTTTCTCGAGAATGGCTACGCCGATACGACGATGGACGGCGTCGCAAGACGCGCGGGCGTCGCCAAGGGCACGTCCTATCGATATTTTCCGGCCAAGGAGGCGCTGTTCGAAGCGGTGGTGCGGGAGAAGATCGCAGGAGCGCTGATCGACGCCGACCCCGCCAATCGCCGACCCGACGAGCCGGTTTCGACATTCATACGGCGCACCATGCTCGTGTCGATACGCGAGATCGAGCGCAATGGCCGCGCGGCCATCGCGCGGCTCGTGCTCGTCGAGGGCGCGCGATTTCCCGAGATGACGGAGATCTACCGACGCGTGATGTTCGAGCCGCTCTTGAATCAGATCCGCGCTTTGGCCGCGACCGCGCGAGCCAGAGGAGAGCTGCGCCGTCCCGAGCTCGAGAACTATCCTCATCTGCTCATCGCGCCGATCTGGTTCGTGATCATTCACAATGGTCTGCTCGACCGCGCCCACCCTCTGGACATCGGCGATCTTTTCGAAGCGCATCTCGATCTCGTTTTCGACGCGTGAAGCGGCGCGACGCGCGCGCCTGGCTGTCGGCCATTCTTCTCATTTAGAAATTTTCACGGCGTCGAGCAGAGGCTGTCCTGCGGCTCGATCGTCCGACGACAGCCGCAGCTGTCGCAAAATTGCGACAATCGGAAGCGCGTCGCATTTTCGTGATCTGGCGCGCCACGATCATTCGATGAATATCGATCCTCGAGCGGCGTCGCATGCGGCCGCTGCATGAGCGCGCGGCGGGCGGCGAACGGCTTCCCGGGCTCGGCGCCGTCCGTCGCGCATGAAGCGCAAGCGAGAAAAAAACCGGCTGCGGAGGAAATGAAATGCAGATGAGGAAACTTCGACTGTCGATGTCGGTCGGCGCGCTCGCGCTCGCGACGAGCGGCGCCTTTGCGGACACATTGCTCGACCTGCAGAAGGATCCGCGCCAATGGGTGTCGCCGACAGGCGATTACGCCAATCTTCGGCATTCGGCGTTGAAGCAGATCACCACGGCGAATGTGCACAAGCTCGCAGTCGACTGGCAATTCTCGACGGGCGTCTTGCGCGGACACGAGGGCGCTCCTCTCGTCATTCACGATGTGACGATTCCCGCCGTGATCGAGAAAGACGGCAAGACGACCAAAGCAGCCTATGTCACCGACGTGATGTATCTGCACACGCCCTTTCCCAACAATGTCTATGCGCTCGACCTGAGAGATCCCGATCACAAGGTGCTCTGGAAATACACGCCGCAGCAGGACGCCTCGGTCGTTCCCGTGATGTGCTGCGACACGGTCAATCGCGGCTTGGCCTATGGCGACGGCAAGATCTTCCTCGCCCAAGCCGATACGACACTCGTCGCGCTCGACGCAGCGACGGGCGCGTCTTCCGGCGAGGGCAAGGACAAGCCGATCTGGTCCGTCAAATTCGGCGATCCGTCGAAGGGCGAGACCTCCACGGCGGCGCCGCATGTGTTCAAGGACAAGGTGCTCGTCGGCAACGCCGGCGGCGAATATGGCGTGCGTGGCCATATCTCCGCCTATGATGTGAAGACCGGCGCGCTATTGTGGCGCGGCTATTCCACCGGGCCGGACCAAGACACATTGATCGACCCCGAGAAGACGACGCATCTCGGCAAGCCGGTCGGCAAGGACTCCGGGATCAACACTTGGCAAGGCGATCAGTGGAAGCTCGGCGGCGGCACGACATGGGGCTGGTATAGCTACGACCCCGAGCTCAATCTCGTCTATTATGGCTCCGGCAATCCCTCGACATGGAATCCCATTCAGCGCCCTGGCGACAATCGCTGGTCTATGACTTTGTGGGCGCGTGATCTCGACACGGGCAAGGCGCGATGGGTCTATCAGACGACGCCGCACGACCAATGGGATTATGACGCGGTCAACGAGCTGCTGCTCGTCGATCAGGAGATCGAGGGAAAGAAGCGCAAGACCGCCGTTCACTTCGATCGCAACGGCTTCGGCTACACGCTCGATCGCACCAATGGGGAATTGCTCGTCGCCGCGAAATTCGATCCCGCCGTCAATTGGGCGACGAAGATCGATCTCGACAAAACGTCGAAGACCTATGGCCGTCCGATTCTCGACGAGCGCTTCTCGACCGAGGCGCATGGCGAGGACGAGACGACGCGCGGCGCCTGTCCGACGACGCTCGGCTCCAAGGACGAGCAGCCCGCGAGCTATGATCCGAATACGGGCCTCTTCCTCGTGCCGACCAATCACGTCTGCATGGATTTCGAGCCGTTCCGAGTCAGCTATTCGGCCGGACAGCCCTATGTCGGCGCGACGGTCGAGATGTTCCCCGCCGATCGCGACAAGGGCGAGACGCATACGGGCAATTTCATCGCCTGGGACGCCAAGACCGGCAAGATCGTGTGGGCGAACAAGGAGCAATTCTCCGTCTGGTCCGGCGCGGTCACGACGGATGGCGGCGTGACTTTCTACGGCACGCTCGAGGGCTATCTGAAGGCGGTCGACACAAAGACCGGCAAGGAGCTGTTCCGACGCAAGACGCCGTCCGGCATCATCGGCAATGTCATCACCTATGAGGTCGGCGGGAAGCAATATGTCGCGGTGCTTTCGGGCGTCGGCGGCTGGGCGGGAATCGGCCTCGCGGCAGGATTGACGAAGAGCAGCGACGGTCTCGGCGCCGTCGGCAATTATCGTAGCCTGTCGAATTATACGGCGCTCGGCGGCGTGCTCACCGTGTTCGCCCTGCCAGAATGAGCGCATGCGCGCGGCGCGCCTTCTCGATGGCGCGCCGCGTGCGTCGGCGGACCCCACGGAAGCTCGTCCGAAGTTCACGCTGGCGGCGTCGTCTCGCGTGAAGCGCCCGTAATCGCACGCTCTCCGAGCTGAACGCGCATTTGCGCAAGAGCGCCGAGCGAACCGTCGCCGTT includes:
- a CDS encoding TetR/AcrR family transcriptional regulator, encoding MAKRPTKTTKSEEPRRAGRGPSPEKTAQTRRVIIDAALGEFLENGYADTTMDGVARRAGVAKGTSYRYFPAKEALFEAVVREKIAGALIDADPANRRPDEPVSTFIRRTMLVSIREIERNGRAAIARLVLVEGARFPEMTEIYRRVMFEPLLNQIRALAATARARGELRRPELENYPHLLIAPIWFVIIHNGLLDRAHPLDIGDLFEAHLDLVFDA
- a CDS encoding methanol/ethanol family PQQ-dependent dehydrogenase; translation: MRKLRLSMSVGALALATSGAFADTLLDLQKDPRQWVSPTGDYANLRHSALKQITTANVHKLAVDWQFSTGVLRGHEGAPLVIHDVTIPAVIEKDGKTTKAAYVTDVMYLHTPFPNNVYALDLRDPDHKVLWKYTPQQDASVVPVMCCDTVNRGLAYGDGKIFLAQADTTLVALDAATGASSGEGKDKPIWSVKFGDPSKGETSTAAPHVFKDKVLVGNAGGEYGVRGHISAYDVKTGALLWRGYSTGPDQDTLIDPEKTTHLGKPVGKDSGINTWQGDQWKLGGGTTWGWYSYDPELNLVYYGSGNPSTWNPIQRPGDNRWSMTLWARDLDTGKARWVYQTTPHDQWDYDAVNELLLVDQEIEGKKRKTAVHFDRNGFGYTLDRTNGELLVAAKFDPAVNWATKIDLDKTSKTYGRPILDERFSTEAHGEDETTRGACPTTLGSKDEQPASYDPNTGLFLVPTNHVCMDFEPFRVSYSAGQPYVGATVEMFPADRDKGETHTGNFIAWDAKTGKIVWANKEQFSVWSGAVTTDGGVTFYGTLEGYLKAVDTKTGKELFRRKTPSGIIGNVITYEVGGKQYVAVLSGVGGWAGIGLAAGLTKSSDGLGAVGNYRSLSNYTALGGVLTVFALPE